In the genome of Panthera uncia isolate 11264 chromosome B3 unlocalized genomic scaffold, Puncia_PCG_1.0 HiC_scaffold_1, whole genome shotgun sequence, one region contains:
- the CIDEB gene encoding cell death activator CIDE-B isoform X2, producing MEYLSALNPSGLLRSVSSMSSEFGRKVWTSAPPPQRPFRVCDHKRTTRKGLTAATRQELLDKALEALLLSGMLTLVLEEDGTAVESEDFFQLLEDDTCLMVLEYGQSWTPNRSGVLSYGLGREKPKHSKDIARITFDVYKQNPRDLFGSLNIKATFYGLYSMSCDFQGLGPKKVLRFIPRDTL from the exons aTGGAGTACCTCTCAGCCCTGAACCCCAGCGGTCTGCTCAG GTCAGTATCCAGTATGAGCTCTGAATTTGGCAGGAAAGTCTGGACTTCAGCTCCACCACCCCAGCGACCTTTCCGTGTCTGTGATCACAAGCGAACCACCCGGAAAGGTTTGACAGCTGCCACCCGCCAGGAACTGCTAGACAAG GCACTGGAGGCCCTGCTGCTGAGTGGAATGCTAACACTGGTGCTGGAGGAGGATGGGACGGCCGTGGAGAGTGAGGACTTCTTCCAGCTTTTGGAGGATGACACGTGCCTGATGGTGCTGGAGTATGGGCAGAGCTGGACCCCCAACAGG AGTGGGGTGCTGTCATACGGCCTGGGCCGGGAGAAGCCCAAGCACAGCAAGGACATCGCCCGTATCACCTTTGATGTATACAAGCAAAATCCTCGAGACCTCTTTGGCAGCCTCAATATCAAAGCCACATTCTATGGGCTCTACTCCATGAGTTGTGACTTTCAAGGACTCGGCCCAAAGAAAGTACTCAG ATTCATTCCAAGAGACACACTGTGA
- the LTB4R2 gene encoding leukotriene B4 receptor 2: MLACYRPPGNETLLSWKASRVTGTAFLLLAALLGLPGNGFVVWSLAGWRPARGRPLAATLVLHLALADGAVLLLTPLFATFLAGQAWPLGQAGCKAVYYVCALSMYASVLLTSLLSLQRCLAVTRPFLAPRLRSPALARRLLLAVWLAALLLAAPAAVYRHLWGDRVCQLCHPSPAHAAAHLSLETLTAFVLPFGLVLGCYGLTLARLRGARWGAGRRRTRVGRLVSAIVLAFGLLWAPYHVVNILQVVAALAPPEGALARLGGAGQAARAGTTALAFFSSSVNPVLYVFTAGDLLPRAGPRFLTRLFEGSGEARSGGRSREGTMELRTTPRLKVVGQGRGDGDPGGGVEKDSQGWDP; encoded by the coding sequence ATGCTGGCCTGTTACCGACCCCCGGGGAACGAGACGCTGCTGAGCTGGAAGGCCTCTCGGGTCACAGGCACGGCCTTCCTGCTGCTGGCGGCGCTGCTGGGACTGCCGGGCAATGGCTTCGTAGTGTGGAGCTTGGCGGGCTGGCGGCCCGCAAGGGGGCGACCGCTGGCGGCCACGCTGGTGCTGCACCTGGCGCTGGCCGACGGCGCGGTGCTGCTGCTCACGCCTCTCTTCGCGACCTTCCTGGCGGGGCAGGCGTGGCCGCTGGGCCAGGCGGGCTGCAAGGCGGTGTACTACGTGTGCGCGCTCAGCATGTACGCCAGCGTCCTGCTCACCAGCCTGCTCAGCCTGCAGCGCTGCCTCGCCGTCACCCGCCCTTTCCTGGCGCCCCGGCTGCGCAGTCCGGCCCTGGCCCGCCGCTTGCTGCTGGCCGTCTGGCTGGCCGCTCTGCTGCTCGCCGCCCCGGCCGCCGTCTACCGCCACCTGTGGGGAGACCGCGTGTGCCAGCTGTGCCACCCGTCGCCGGCCCACGCCGCGGCCCACCTGAGCCTGGAGACGCTGACCGCCTTCGTGCTTCCTTTCGGGCTGGTGCTCGGCTGCTACGGCTTGACGCTGGCGCGGCTGCGGGGCGCCCGCTGGGGCGCCGGGCGGCGCAGGACGCGGGTGGGCCGGCTGGTGAGCGCCATCGTGCTCGCCTTCGGCTTGCTCTGGGCGCCCTACCACGTGGTCAACATTCTGCAGGTGGTCGCCGCGCTGGCTCCGCCGGAAGGGGCCTTGGCCAGGCTGGGCGGGGCGGGCCAGGCAGCGAGAGCTGGAACTACAGCTTTGGCCTTCTTCAGCTCCAGCGTCAACCCGGTGCTCTACGTCTTCACCGCAGGGGATCTGCTGCCCCGGGCAGGTCCCCGCTTCCTTACAAGACTCTTTGAGGGCTCTGGAGAGGCCCGAAGCGGGGGCCGCTCTAGGGAGGGGACCATGGAGCTCCGAACTACCCCTCGGCTCAAAGTGGTGGGGCAGGGCCGGGGCGATGGAGAccctgggggcggggtggagaaGGACAGTCAGGGATGGGACCCTTGA
- the LTB4R gene encoding leukotriene B4 receptor 1, which produces MFIALLTIILLSVALVVGLPGNSFVVWSILVKMQKRSVTALLVLNLALADLAVLLTAPFFLHNVAQRTWVFGLAACRLFHYVCGVSMYASVLLITTMSLDRSLAVALPFVSQKFRTKAVAWWVLAGIWVMSLLLATPVVVYRTVTLAPNNWSLVCFLKYPSERLNAFHLLFEALTGFLLPFLVVVASYSDIGRRLQARRFRRSRRTGRLVALIILTFAAFWLPYHVVNLAEAGRLLAGGEAGPLQNRLLLARYVFIALAFLSSSVNPVLYACAGGGLLRSAGVGFVAKLLEATGSEASSTRRGGTLAQTVRGAPATPENGTTESLTVSNPLQ; this is translated from the coding sequence ATGTTCATCGCTCTGCTGACGATCATCCTCCTGTCAGTGGCACTGGTTGTGGGGCTTCCCGGCAACAGCTTTGTGGTGTGGAGCATCCTGGTAAAGATGCAGAAGCGCTCTGTCACTGCCTTGTTGGTGCTGAACTTGGCCCTGGCCGACTTGGCTGTATTGCTTACTGCCCCCTTTTTCCTCCACAACGTGGCCCAACGCACCTGGGTGTTCGGACTGGCTGCCTGCCGCCTGTTTCACTATGTCTGCGGAGTCAGCATGTACGCCAGCGTCCTGCTGATCACGACCATGAGTCTGGACCGCTCGCTGGCGGTTGCCCTCCCCTTTGTGTCCCAGAAGTTTCGTACCAAGGCCGTTGCCTGGTGGGTACTGGCAGGCATCTGGGTGATGTCCCTTCTGCTGGCCACGCCCGTCGTCGTGTACCGCACGGTGACCTTGGCACCGAACAACTGGAGCCTGGTGTGCTTCCTGAAGTACCCCAGCGAACGACTCAACGCCTTCCATCTACTCTTCGAGGCCCTCACCGGCTTCCTGCTGCCCTTCCTGGTGGTGGTGGCCAGCTACTCCGACATCGGTCGCAGGCTGCAGGCCCGGCGCTTCCGCCGAAGCCGCCGCACGGGCCGCCTGGTGGCGCTCATCATCCTGACCTTCGCCGCCTTCTGGCTACCCTACCACGTGGTGAACTTGGCCGAGGCGGGCCGGTTGCTGGCCGGCGGGGAGGCGGGGCCGTTGCAGAACCGGCTGCTCCTGGCGCGCTACGTGTTCATCGCGCTGGCCTTTCTGAGCAGTAGCGTGAACCCCGTGCTGTACGCGTGCGCCGGCGGTGGCCTGCTGCGCTCGGCCGGCGTGGGCTTCGTCGCCAAGCTGTTGGAGGCCACCGGCTCCGAGGCGTCCAGCACCCGCCGCGGGGGCACCCTGGCCCAGACGGTGAGGGGCGCCCCCGCCACTCCCGAGAATGGCACCACCGAGAGCCTCACCGTCTCCAACCCTCTCCAGTGA
- the CIDEB gene encoding cell death activator CIDE-B isoform X1 — protein sequence MEYLSALNPSGLLRSVSSMSSEFGRKVWTSAPPPQRPFRVCDHKRTTRKGLTAATRQELLDKALEALLLSGMLTLVLEEDGTAVESEDFFQLLEDDTCLMVLEYGQSWTPNRSGVLSYGLGREKPKHSKDIARITFDVYKQNPRDLFGSLNIKATFYGLYSMSCDFQGLGPKKVLRELLRWTSALLQGLGHMLLGISSSLRHLIEGAEQWHWQRQGRLHPY from the exons aTGGAGTACCTCTCAGCCCTGAACCCCAGCGGTCTGCTCAG GTCAGTATCCAGTATGAGCTCTGAATTTGGCAGGAAAGTCTGGACTTCAGCTCCACCACCCCAGCGACCTTTCCGTGTCTGTGATCACAAGCGAACCACCCGGAAAGGTTTGACAGCTGCCACCCGCCAGGAACTGCTAGACAAG GCACTGGAGGCCCTGCTGCTGAGTGGAATGCTAACACTGGTGCTGGAGGAGGATGGGACGGCCGTGGAGAGTGAGGACTTCTTCCAGCTTTTGGAGGATGACACGTGCCTGATGGTGCTGGAGTATGGGCAGAGCTGGACCCCCAACAGG AGTGGGGTGCTGTCATACGGCCTGGGCCGGGAGAAGCCCAAGCACAGCAAGGACATCGCCCGTATCACCTTTGATGTATACAAGCAAAATCCTCGAGACCTCTTTGGCAGCCTCAATATCAAAGCCACATTCTATGGGCTCTACTCCATGAGTTGTGACTTTCAAGGACTCGGCCCAAAGAAAGTACTCAG GGAGCTCCTCCGTTGGACCTCTGCACTGCTGCAAGGGCTGGGCCATATGTTGCTGGGAATTTCCTCCAGCCTTCGCCATTTAATAGAAGGGGCCGAACAATGGCATTGGCAGCGGCAGGGTCGCCTTCATCCCTACTGA